In one window of Azotobacter salinestris DNA:
- the gpmI gene encoding 2,3-bisphosphoglycerate-independent phosphoglycerate mutase: MTATPKPLVLIILDGFGHSDSPAHNAIHAARTPVYDRLLATRPHGLISASGMDVGLPDGQMGNSEVGHMNLGAGRVLYQDLTRVTKAIQDGEFFENPAICAAVDQAVAAGKAVHILGLLSEGGVHSHQDHIAAMAELAVRRGAEKIYLHAFLDGRDTPPKSAQAPIEALDATFARLGKGRIASLIGRYFAMDRDNRWDRVAQAYKLIVDGTAEYAAETAAAGLEAAYARGESDEFVKATAIGAPVKVEDGDAVVFMNFRADRARELSRAFVEAGFKEFERPRLPQLAGFVTLTQYSASIPAPCAFPPAELSNVLGEYLANNGKTQLRIAETEKYAHVTFFFSGGREEPFAGEERILIPSPQVATYDLKPEMSAPEVTDRIVEAIESQRFDVIVANYANGDMVGHTGVFEAAVKAVECLDACLGRVVAALEKVGGEALITADHGNVEQMEDESTGQAHTAHTCEPVPFIYVGQRPLRIRDGGVLADVAPTMLKLLGLPQPKEMTGQPLVEPA; this comes from the coding sequence ATGACTGCCACCCCCAAACCGCTGGTACTCATCATCCTCGACGGCTTCGGTCACAGTGACAGCCCCGCCCACAACGCCATCCACGCCGCCCGCACCCCGGTCTACGACCGCCTGCTCGCCACCCGCCCGCATGGCCTGATCTCCGCCTCCGGCATGGACGTCGGCCTGCCCGACGGCCAGATGGGCAACTCCGAGGTCGGCCACATGAACCTCGGCGCCGGACGCGTGCTCTACCAGGATCTCACCCGGGTGACCAAGGCCATCCAGGACGGCGAGTTCTTCGAAAACCCGGCGATCTGCGCCGCCGTCGATCAGGCAGTCGCCGCCGGCAAGGCGGTGCACATCCTCGGCCTGCTCTCCGAGGGCGGCGTGCACAGCCACCAGGACCACATCGCCGCCATGGCCGAGCTGGCTGTGCGGCGCGGTGCCGAGAAGATCTACCTGCACGCCTTCCTCGACGGCCGCGACACCCCGCCGAAGAGCGCCCAGGCGCCCATCGAGGCGCTCGACGCCACCTTCGCGCGCCTCGGCAAGGGCCGCATCGCCAGCCTGATCGGCCGCTACTTCGCGATGGACCGCGACAACCGCTGGGACCGCGTCGCGCAAGCCTACAAGCTGATCGTCGACGGCACGGCCGAGTACGCTGCCGAAACCGCCGCGGCCGGCCTGGAAGCCGCCTACGCGCGCGGCGAGAGCGACGAGTTCGTCAAGGCCACCGCCATCGGCGCGCCGGTGAAGGTGGAAGACGGCGACGCCGTGGTGTTCATGAACTTCCGCGCCGACCGCGCCCGCGAGCTGAGCCGCGCCTTCGTCGAAGCCGGCTTCAAGGAGTTCGAGCGCCCGCGCCTGCCGCAGCTGGCCGGCTTTGTCACCCTCACCCAGTATTCGGCGAGCATCCCCGCGCCCTGCGCCTTCCCGCCGGCGGAGCTGAGCAACGTGCTCGGCGAGTACCTGGCCAACAACGGCAAGACCCAGCTGCGCATCGCCGAGACCGAGAAGTACGCCCACGTCACCTTCTTCTTCTCCGGCGGCCGCGAGGAGCCCTTCGCGGGCGAGGAGCGCATCCTGATTCCCTCGCCGCAGGTCGCCACCTACGACCTCAAGCCGGAGATGAGCGCACCGGAGGTCACCGATCGCATCGTCGAGGCAATCGAAAGCCAGCGCTTCGACGTGATCGTCGCCAACTACGCCAACGGCGACATGGTCGGCCATACCGGGGTGTTCGAGGCGGCGGTCAAGGCGGTGGAATGCCTGGACGCCTGCCTCGGGCGCGTCGTCGCGGCGCTGGAGAAGGTCGGCGGCGAGGCGCTGATCACCGCCGACCACGGCAACGTCGAGCAGATGGAGGACGAGAGCACCGGCCAGGCGCACACCGCGCACACCTGCGAGCCGGTGCCGTTCATCTATGTCGGCCAGCGCCCGCTGCGCATCCGCGACGGCGGTGTGCTGGCCGACGTGGCGCCGACGATGCTGAAGCTGCTCGGCCTGCCGCAGCCGAAGGAAATGACCGGCCAACCGCTGGTCGAGCCGGCCTGA
- the grxC gene encoding glutaredoxin 3: MPKVVIYTSTWCPYCIRAKQLLDRKGVAYQEIGVDGRPELRAEMTRKAGRTSVPQIWIGDTHVGGCDDLHALERAGRLDALLED, from the coding sequence ATGCCGAAAGTCGTCATCTACACCAGCACCTGGTGCCCCTACTGCATTCGGGCCAAGCAACTGCTGGACAGGAAAGGCGTCGCCTACCAGGAGATCGGCGTCGACGGCAGACCGGAGCTGCGCGCAGAGATGACCCGCAAGGCCGGACGCACCTCGGTTCCGCAAATCTGGATCGGCGATACCCATGTGGGTGGATGTGACGATCTCCATGCCCTGGAGCGCGCGGGCCGCCTGGACGCGCTGCTCGAGGATTGA
- the trmL gene encoding tRNA (uridine(34)/cytosine(34)/5-carboxymethylaminomethyluridine(34)-2'-O)-methyltransferase TrmL: MFHVILFQPEIPPNTGNIIRLCANTGCSLHLIDPLGFELDDKRLRRAGLDYHEYATLKRHTDLSACLESLGRPRLFAFTTKGSQPYHRVSYRRGDAFLFGPESRGLPQEIRESLPPEQRLRLPMRPDCRSLNLSNTVAVAVYEAWRQLDFAMD, encoded by the coding sequence ATGTTTCACGTCATCCTCTTTCAACCGGAAATCCCGCCGAATACCGGCAACATCATCAGGCTCTGTGCCAACACCGGCTGCAGCCTGCACCTGATCGACCCGCTGGGCTTCGAACTGGACGACAAGCGCCTGCGCCGCGCCGGTCTGGACTATCACGAATACGCCACCCTTAAACGCCACACCGACCTGTCCGCCTGCCTGGAGAGCCTCGGCCGGCCACGCCTGTTCGCCTTCACTACCAAGGGATCGCAGCCCTATCACCGCGTGAGCTACCGGCGCGGCGACGCCTTCCTGTTCGGCCCGGAAAGCCGCGGCCTGCCGCAGGAAATCCGTGAAAGCCTGCCGCCGGAGCAGCGCCTGCGCCTGCCGATGCGCCCCGACTGCCGCAGCCTGAACCTGTCGAACACGGTGGCGGTGGCGGTCTACGAGGCCTGGCGTCAGCTCGATTTCGCGATGGACTGA
- a CDS encoding YqaE/Pmp3 family membrane protein translates to MDLLRIIIAILLPPLGVFLQVGFAGAFWLNILLTLLGYLPGVIHAVYIIAKR, encoded by the coding sequence ATGGACCTGCTGCGCATCATCATCGCCATCCTGCTGCCACCGCTTGGCGTGTTCCTGCAGGTCGGCTTCGCCGGCGCCTTCTGGCTGAACATCCTGCTGACCCTGCTCGGCTACCTGCCGGGCGTGATCCATGCGGTGTACATCATCGCCAAGCGCTGA
- a CDS encoding rhodanese-like domain-containing protein encodes MVPKLIEFASNHYILVGLLVVLLVLLLVTELRRGGRSLSSGELTSMVNGGQGLVLDVRAHKEFSGGHIVDALNIPYDKLASRMAELEKFRAKTLIVVDAMGQHAGVACRDLQKAGFNAARLAGGMSTWRGDNLPVVK; translated from the coding sequence ATGGTCCCCAAGCTGATCGAATTCGCTTCCAACCACTACATCCTCGTCGGCCTCCTGGTCGTCCTGCTGGTCCTGCTGCTGGTGACCGAGCTGCGTCGCGGTGGTCGTAGCCTCAGCAGCGGCGAGTTGACCTCGATGGTCAACGGGGGCCAGGGCCTGGTGCTGGATGTGCGTGCCCACAAGGAGTTCTCCGGCGGGCACATTGTCGATGCCCTCAATATCCCCTACGACAAGCTGGCCAGCCGCATGGCCGAATTGGAAAAGTTCCGGGCCAAGACCCTCATCGTGGTCGATGCCATGGGCCAGCACGCCGGAGTCGCCTGTCGCGACCTGCAGAAGGCCGGCTTCAACGCGGCCCGGCTGGCCGGCGGCATGAGCACCTGGCGTGGGGACAACCTGCCCGTGGTCAAGTGA
- a CDS encoding aspartate aminotransferase family protein has product MMRTLERPSQLFVRGQGSWLWDVEGNAYLDFTQGLTANSLGHCPSVLVSALRRQVDSLINPGAGYYNLGMLKLATRLCQVTDCDQAYFLSSGAEAREAAIRLARKWAQLHRGYAGRIVAAFDGPCDGTQGPLAVRGWTSAGGEDGAAALVRVPFNDLEALASTLDERTVAVMLEPLQGEMGAIPATLDYLQGVSRLCNERGLLLILDEVQTGIGRCGALLAEELYGIRADIVVLGTGLGGGVPLAALLARGNACSFEPGDLVASCHGNALASAAGLAVLDTVLEQGFLEHVRAVGEHLREGLAYLARRHGHGPLRGQGLLMGLPLVGLSAPAVVEAALKERLLINAPQAHCLRFSPALTVSHGNIDEMLKRLTRALGRISGRN; this is encoded by the coding sequence ATGATGCGCACCCTGGAGCGTCCGTCGCAGCTTTTCGTGCGCGGCCAGGGATCCTGGCTGTGGGATGTCGAGGGCAATGCCTATCTCGACTTCACCCAGGGGTTGACGGCGAACAGCCTGGGGCATTGTCCGAGCGTGCTGGTGAGCGCCCTGCGGCGTCAGGTGGACAGCCTGATCAACCCGGGAGCGGGCTATTACAACCTCGGCATGCTCAAGCTGGCCACGCGCTTGTGCCAGGTCACCGACTGCGATCAGGCCTACTTCCTGAGCAGCGGTGCCGAGGCCAGGGAGGCAGCGATCCGGCTGGCGCGCAAGTGGGCACAGCTGCATCGCGGCTACGCCGGGCGCATAGTCGCCGCGTTCGATGGCCCTTGTGATGGTACCCAAGGGCCCTTGGCTGTGCGGGGGTGGACGAGCGCCGGGGGCGAGGATGGTGCGGCAGCCCTCGTCAGAGTGCCCTTCAACGATCTGGAGGCACTGGCGAGCACACTCGACGAGCGGACCGTGGCGGTGATGCTGGAGCCGTTGCAGGGAGAAATGGGCGCGATCCCGGCGACTCTCGACTACCTGCAGGGTGTGTCCCGGCTGTGCAACGAGCGCGGCCTGTTGCTGATCCTCGACGAGGTTCAGACCGGGATCGGCCGTTGTGGCGCACTGCTGGCCGAGGAGCTGTATGGCATACGTGCCGACATCGTCGTGCTCGGCACGGGGCTGGGCGGGGGAGTGCCCCTGGCGGCCCTGCTGGCCCGCGGCAACGCCTGCAGCTTCGAGCCGGGCGATCTGGTCGCCAGCTGTCACGGCAATGCGCTGGCGAGCGCTGCCGGCCTGGCGGTACTCGATACCGTGCTGGAGCAGGGCTTTCTCGAGCACGTTCGCGCAGTCGGCGAGCATCTGCGCGAGGGGCTGGCCTACTTGGCCCGCCGGCATGGTCACGGTCCGCTGCGCGGCCAGGGTTTGTTAATGGGGTTGCCGCTGGTCGGTCTCTCGGCACCGGCGGTAGTGGAAGCGGCGCTGAAGGAGCGCCTGCTGATAAACGCGCCGCAGGCGCACTGTCTGCGCTTTTCACCGGCGCTGACGGTGAGCCACGGCAACATCGACGAAATGCTCAAGCGCCTGACGCGTGCGCTTGGCCGGATCTCCGGCCGGAACTGA
- a CDS encoding MlaD family protein produces the protein METRAHHVLIGLFTVVAVIAALFLALWLSKSSLDREFDHYEILFNHSVSGLAVGSPVEYSGIRVGDVEQLWLDPEDPRMARARIRLDSGTPIKRDTRARLLLANITGARSIQLFGGTPQSPPLEGEGGKPPLIVADPSPLNTLLDEGEDVMSSINSILTGASQLFSTENASRLGRTLEHLEQATGAIAEQRADLGQAVQQLNQLGQQTGVLLEEITRLARNANGLLDDNGRQLLASAQRSMNALERSTTRLDRLLESNQQALNNGMNGIAELGPAISELRTTLGGLRRVTRRLEDNPSGFFLGREQMQEFAP, from the coding sequence ATGGAAACCCGCGCTCATCATGTGCTGATCGGTCTGTTCACGGTCGTGGCGGTGATCGCCGCCCTGTTTCTCGCCCTCTGGCTGAGCAAGTCCAGCCTGGACCGCGAATTCGACCACTACGAAATTCTGTTCAACCACTCGGTGAGCGGCCTGGCGGTCGGCAGCCCGGTGGAATACAGCGGCATCCGGGTCGGCGACGTGGAGCAGCTCTGGCTCGACCCCGAGGACCCGCGCATGGCCCGCGCGCGCATCCGCCTCGACAGCGGCACGCCGATCAAGCGCGACACCCGCGCCCGCCTGCTGCTGGCCAACATTACCGGCGCCCGCAGCATCCAGCTGTTCGGCGGCACCCCGCAAAGCCCGCCGCTCGAAGGCGAAGGCGGCAAGCCGCCGCTGATCGTCGCCGACCCCTCCCCGCTCAACACCCTGCTCGACGAGGGCGAAGACGTGATGAGCAGCATCAACAGCATCTTGACCGGCGCCAGCCAGCTCTTCTCGACCGAGAACGCCAGCCGCCTCGGCCGCACCCTGGAGCATCTCGAACAAGCCACGGGCGCAATCGCCGAGCAGCGCGCCGACCTCGGCCAGGCTGTGCAACAGCTCAACCAGCTCGGCCAGCAGACCGGCGTCCTGCTCGAGGAAATCACCCGCCTGGCGCGCAACGCCAATGGCCTGCTGGACGACAACGGCCGCCAGTTGCTGGCCAGCGCGCAGCGCTCGATGAACGCCCTCGAACGCAGCACGACACGCCTGGATCGCCTGCTGGAGAGCAATCAGCAGGCCCTGAACAACGGCATGAACGGCATCGCCGAGCTGGGCCCGGCGATCAGCGAGCTGCGCACCACCCTCGGCGGGCTGCGCCGGGTCACCCGCCGTCTCGAGGACAATCCTTCCGGTTTCTTCCTCGGCCGGGAGCAGATGCAGGAGTTCGCGCCATGA
- a CDS encoding ABC transporter ATP-binding protein produces the protein MTANTPLQEPLIRVRGLVNRFGRQTVHDSLDLDIRRGEILGVVGGSGTGKSVLLRSIVGLHRPSAGRIEVFGEDLLNLPAARRSRLERRFGVLFQQGALFTSLNLEENVALPLIEHAGLPRPEAGHLARLKLALAGLPANAACKYPDELSGGMIKRAALARALALDPEVLFLDEPTAGLDPIGAAAFDRLILTLRDALGLSVLLVTHDLDTLYTSCDRVAVLAQRRVLVEGRLEVVAATDDPWIREYFHGPRGRAAHQAAELQETP, from the coding sequence TCGGCCGCCAGACGGTCCATGACAGCCTCGACCTGGACATCCGGCGCGGCGAGATTCTCGGCGTGGTCGGCGGCTCGGGCACCGGCAAGTCGGTGCTGCTGCGCAGCATCGTCGGCCTGCACCGGCCCAGCGCCGGGCGGATCGAAGTGTTCGGCGAGGACCTGCTGAACCTGCCGGCCGCACGGCGCTCCCGGCTGGAGCGGCGCTTCGGCGTGCTCTTCCAGCAGGGCGCCCTGTTCACCTCGCTGAACCTCGAGGAAAACGTCGCCCTGCCGCTGATCGAGCATGCCGGACTGCCGCGTCCCGAAGCCGGGCATCTGGCCCGGCTCAAGCTGGCCCTGGCCGGGCTGCCGGCCAACGCCGCCTGCAAGTACCCGGACGAGCTGTCCGGCGGAATGATCAAGCGCGCCGCCCTGGCCCGCGCCCTGGCCCTGGATCCGGAAGTGCTCTTTCTCGACGAGCCGACCGCCGGGCTCGATCCGATCGGCGCGGCGGCCTTCGACCGGCTTATCCTCACCCTGCGCGATGCTCTCGGGCTCAGCGTGCTCCTGGTCACCCACGACCTCGACACCTTGTATACCAGCTGCGACCGGGTGGCCGTGCTGGCGCAAAGGCGCGTGCTGGTCGAAGGCCGCCTGGAAGTGGTGGCGGCCACCGATGACCCCTGGATCCGCGAATATTTCCACGGCCCACGCGGCCGCGCGGCACACCAGGCCGCCGAACTGCAGGAGACCCCCTGA
- a CDS encoding LysR family transcriptional regulator, whose translation MDFRQLRYFVALYEEGHVGRAAERLSLSQPALSQQIRHLETDLDVSLFQRTGKRLLPTLAAQTLYSYAVPLLEGLERARDALRAFRGQSAHSLAVGVLQTVSASLVPPLLERLRQAQPHLVVQLYELSGIDIERRLLTGTLDIGIGFLPPRQPGLHSLPLYEDELQLVIPEKHPLKEFKKVSVAQAAELPMLLLGEEFRVRQIWQEQLSLLGRRPQVQAELNHMNSILDSLPHTTLATVLPGCSRSLHSHPDLLWKPLSEPRIPLKVGLVYRDAQRQQGMVDLLRSLLEGMPGLHQAHG comes from the coding sequence ATGGATTTTCGGCAATTACGCTATTTCGTCGCCCTCTACGAGGAGGGCCACGTAGGGCGCGCCGCAGAGCGCCTGAGCCTGTCTCAGCCGGCGCTCTCGCAGCAGATCCGCCACCTGGAGACGGACCTCGACGTCAGCCTCTTTCAACGTACCGGCAAGCGCCTGCTGCCGACCCTGGCCGCACAGACCCTGTACAGCTATGCGGTACCGCTGCTGGAGGGCCTGGAGCGCGCTCGCGATGCACTGCGCGCCTTCCGCGGACAATCGGCGCACAGCCTGGCGGTCGGCGTGCTGCAGACGGTCAGCGCCAGCCTGGTGCCGCCCCTGCTGGAGCGCCTGCGCCAGGCTCAGCCGCATTTGGTGGTGCAGCTCTACGAGCTGTCCGGCATCGACATCGAGCGGCGCCTGCTGACCGGCACCCTGGATATCGGGATCGGCTTCCTGCCGCCGCGGCAGCCTGGATTGCACAGCCTGCCGCTATACGAGGACGAGTTGCAGCTGGTGATTCCGGAAAAGCATCCGCTCAAGGAGTTCAAGAAGGTTTCCGTGGCCCAGGCGGCGGAGTTGCCGATGTTGCTGCTCGGCGAAGAGTTCCGCGTACGGCAGATCTGGCAGGAACAACTCAGCCTGCTCGGCCGGCGCCCGCAGGTACAGGCCGAGCTGAACCACATGAACAGCATCCTCGACAGCCTGCCGCACACGACCCTGGCCACGGTGCTGCCGGGCTGCTCGCGGTCGCTGCACAGCCATCCGGACCTGCTGTGGAAGCCGCTCAGCGAACCGCGCATACCGCTGAAGGTGGGACTGGTCTATCGCGATGCACAGCGCCAGCAGGGCATGGTGGATCTGCTGCGCTCGCTGCTGGAAGGAATGCCCGGCCTTCACCAGGCCCACGGCTGA
- the secB gene encoding protein-export chaperone SecB, giving the protein MTEQASNGAAQQDGQNAQFSLQRIYVRDLSFEAPKAPEIFRQDWKPSVQLDLNTKQKALTGGDFYEVVLTLSVTVKTGEEVAFIAEVQQAGIFLIKGLDAEAMGHTLGAFCPSLLFPYAREALDNLVVRGSFPALMLAPVNFDVLYAQELARMQAEGQASGTVQ; this is encoded by the coding sequence ATGACTGAACAAGCTAGCAACGGCGCCGCACAACAAGACGGCCAGAACGCCCAATTCTCCCTGCAGCGTATCTATGTGCGCGACCTTTCCTTCGAGGCCCCGAAGGCCCCGGAGATCTTCCGCCAGGACTGGAAGCCCAGCGTCCAGCTGGATCTGAACACCAAGCAGAAGGCGCTGACCGGCGGTGACTTCTACGAGGTGGTGCTGACCCTCTCGGTCACCGTGAAGACCGGCGAGGAGGTGGCCTTCATCGCCGAGGTGCAGCAGGCCGGCATCTTCCTGATCAAGGGCCTGGATGCCGAGGCGATGGGCCACACCCTGGGCGCCTTCTGCCCGAGCCTGCTCTTCCCCTATGCCCGCGAGGCGCTGGACAACCTGGTCGTACGCGGCTCCTTCCCGGCCCTGATGCTGGCACCGGTGAACTTCGACGTGCTCTATGCCCAGGAGCTGGCGCGGATGCAGGCCGAGGGCCAGGCATCGGGCACGGTGCAGTAA
- a CDS encoding murein hydrolase activator EnvC family protein yields MHRILTVLILALAFGPAFADERSETLEQLERARQDIAELKKLQEQLNQERSGVQKELGKTEREMGDLEKQVRELQKELDGREQEIRRLDQEKQTLQKARDEQQRLIAAQTRAAYQSGRQEYLRLLLNQQQPELLSRTLTYYGYLDQARREQLEAHDATLRQLAAVEQDLATRQVRLGERKGELERRRERLAALHQERQQVLTRLNREYASGAQKLKAREEERAELGQVLQRIEEALARQAREAEEARQRALAEQRRQQELEEQRRRVGTIAPASEAPRLSSQGTAPDGPFARARGSLPWPVDGRLLAPYGSPRSEDARTRWDGVLIGASAGSTVRAIHAGRVVFADWLRGSGLLVILDHGNGYLSLYGHNESLLKGAGDMVRAGEPIATVGTSGGQDMPALYFAIRQQGRPSDPALWCRAQG; encoded by the coding sequence ATGCACCGCATCCTCACCGTCCTGATCCTCGCCCTCGCGTTCGGCCCGGCGTTCGCCGACGAGCGCAGCGAAACCCTTGAGCAGCTGGAGCGGGCCCGCCAGGACATCGCCGAACTGAAGAAGCTGCAGGAGCAGCTGAATCAGGAAAGAAGCGGCGTGCAGAAGGAGCTGGGCAAGACCGAGCGGGAGATGGGCGACCTGGAGAAGCAGGTGCGCGAGCTGCAGAAGGAACTGGACGGCCGAGAGCAGGAGATCCGCCGCCTCGACCAGGAAAAACAGACGCTGCAGAAGGCTCGCGACGAACAGCAGCGGCTGATCGCCGCCCAGACCCGCGCCGCCTACCAGAGCGGCCGCCAGGAATACCTCAGGCTGTTGCTCAACCAGCAGCAGCCGGAACTTCTGTCACGCACCCTGACCTATTACGGCTACCTCGACCAGGCGCGCCGGGAGCAGCTCGAAGCTCACGATGCGACCCTGCGCCAACTGGCTGCGGTCGAGCAGGATCTCGCCACCCGGCAGGTCCGGCTCGGCGAACGCAAGGGCGAGCTGGAGCGACGCCGCGAACGGCTCGCCGCCCTGCACCAGGAGCGCCAGCAGGTGCTCACCCGGCTGAACCGGGAATACGCCAGCGGAGCCCAGAAACTCAAGGCTCGCGAGGAAGAACGGGCCGAGCTCGGCCAAGTGCTGCAGCGCATCGAGGAAGCCCTCGCCCGCCAAGCCCGCGAGGCCGAGGAGGCGCGCCAGCGCGCCCTCGCCGAACAACGTCGCCAGCAGGAGCTGGAGGAGCAGCGCCGACGCGTCGGAACCATCGCGCCCGCCAGCGAGGCCCCGCGCCTGTCCAGCCAGGGAACTGCCCCCGACGGTCCCTTCGCCCGCGCGCGCGGCAGTCTGCCCTGGCCGGTCGATGGCCGATTGCTGGCCCCCTACGGCTCGCCGCGCAGCGAAGATGCCCGCACCCGCTGGGACGGCGTGCTGATCGGCGCCAGTGCCGGCAGCACGGTACGCGCCATCCATGCCGGACGCGTGGTATTCGCCGACTGGCTGCGCGGCTCGGGCCTGCTGGTCATTCTCGACCACGGCAATGGCTACCTGAGCCTCTACGGGCATAATGAGAGCCTGTTGAAGGGCGCCGGCGATATGGTCAGGGCCGGTGAGCCGATTGCCACGGTCGGCACCAGTGGCGGGCAGGACATGCCTGCGCTTTACTTCGCCATCCGCCAACAGGGCCGCCCCAGCGATCCCGCCCTGTGGTGTCGCGCGCAGGGATAG
- a CDS encoding ABC-type transport auxiliary lipoprotein family protein, which yields MNHRLPVLLVLLVNLSACSVLPEAERIHIYRLPGTPLQAQPATARLDQALRIATPKADRMLGSARIAVVPEGNRISSYQGARWSDDAPTLLRDRLIEAFREDGRAASVSSDDNHLHADLELLGDLRGFHSEYVDGKPQVRVSLDVNLVHSASQRILASRRFEVRQSARDERLDSVVAAFGTAGDQLSRQLVDWTLAQGGRLAGR from the coding sequence ATGAACCACCGCCTCCCCGTCCTGCTCGTCCTGCTGGTCAATCTGAGCGCCTGCTCGGTGCTGCCCGAGGCCGAACGGATCCACATCTACCGCCTGCCCGGCACACCGCTCCAAGCCCAGCCGGCCACCGCCCGCCTCGACCAGGCGCTGCGCATCGCCACTCCCAAGGCCGACCGCATGCTCGGCAGCGCACGCATCGCGGTGGTGCCGGAAGGCAACCGGATCAGCAGCTACCAGGGTGCCCGCTGGAGCGACGATGCTCCGACCCTGCTGCGCGACCGGCTGATCGAGGCCTTCCGCGAGGACGGCCGGGCCGCTTCGGTGAGCAGCGACGACAACCACCTCCATGCCGATCTGGAGCTGCTCGGCGACCTGCGCGGCTTTCATAGCGAATACGTCGACGGCAAGCCGCAGGTGCGGGTCAGCCTGGATGTCAACCTGGTGCACAGCGCCAGTCAGCGCATCCTCGCCAGCCGCCGCTTCGAGGTGCGCCAGAGCGCCCGCGACGAACGGCTCGACAGCGTGGTTGCCGCCTTCGGCACGGCCGGCGACCAGCTGAGCCGACAGCTGGTGGACTGGACCCTGGCCCAGGGCGGGCGCCTGGCCGGCCGCTAA
- a CDS encoding sigma-54 interaction domain-containing protein, with product MAITRSDLDENGLLIGVSPERFREVAMPLLFDQLNACCEGTIAVNRQAQIVWINDKYAARLGVADPRGVLGRPVEEILPASRLRQVAQGGQTSLLDLMAFGDEHFVVTRMPLRDECGTLVGAIGFVLLDRALRLEPLVAKYNQLQNRLAATQRELAQVRQARYSIAGFIGSSPAVSELKRQARRAAQLDATLLLRGETGTGKELLAQGIHNLSPRARGPFVALNVAAIPDTLVEAELFGTAPGAYTGAERKARIGKFELADGGTLFLDEIGDLALPLQAKLLRVLQEQEVEPLGSNRVRRIDVRVIAATHVDLEARVAAGAFRGDLYYRLNVLSLRLPPLRERREDIRLLAEHLLDEIASRSGQPRLELEEEVLEVLGVQSWPGNVRELRNLLERAQLQAEGNLLGRQALLSLLDALPPAPPEEAPSTGHAPLIPPLAHSLADAERTALQAALAACNGNRRRAAQCLGIARTSLYNKLQQYGLGKR from the coding sequence ATGGCGATCACCCGCAGCGACCTCGATGAGAACGGCCTGCTGATCGGCGTATCGCCGGAACGCTTCCGCGAAGTCGCCATGCCGCTGCTGTTCGACCAGTTGAACGCCTGCTGCGAAGGCACCATCGCGGTCAACCGCCAGGCGCAGATCGTCTGGATCAACGACAAGTATGCCGCCCGCCTGGGAGTGGCCGATCCACGCGGCGTGCTCGGCCGGCCCGTCGAGGAGATCCTGCCGGCCAGCCGGCTGCGCCAGGTCGCCCAGGGAGGCCAGACGTCCCTGCTCGACCTGATGGCCTTCGGCGACGAGCACTTCGTGGTGACCCGGATGCCTCTGCGCGACGAATGCGGCACCCTGGTCGGCGCCATCGGCTTCGTCCTGCTCGACCGGGCCCTCAGGCTGGAGCCGCTGGTCGCCAAGTACAACCAGCTGCAGAACCGTCTGGCCGCCACCCAGCGCGAACTGGCCCAGGTGCGCCAGGCACGCTATAGCATCGCCGGTTTCATCGGCAGCAGCCCGGCCGTCAGCGAGCTCAAGCGTCAGGCCCGGCGGGCCGCACAGCTGGATGCCACCCTGCTGCTGCGCGGCGAAACCGGCACCGGCAAGGAACTGCTCGCCCAGGGCATCCACAATCTGTCGCCACGCGCCCGGGGGCCCTTCGTCGCCCTCAACGTGGCGGCGATTCCCGACACCCTGGTGGAAGCCGAGCTGTTCGGCACCGCCCCGGGCGCCTACACCGGCGCCGAACGCAAGGCGCGCATCGGCAAGTTCGAACTGGCCGACGGCGGCACCCTGTTCCTCGACGAGATCGGCGATCTGGCCCTGCCGCTGCAGGCCAAGCTGCTGCGGGTGCTGCAGGAGCAGGAGGTCGAGCCGCTCGGCTCGAACCGGGTGAGGCGAATCGACGTCCGGGTGATCGCCGCCACCCATGTCGACCTGGAGGCCCGGGTCGCTGCCGGCGCCTTCCGCGGCGACCTCTATTACCGTCTGAACGTGTTGAGCCTGCGCCTGCCGCCGCTGCGCGAGCGCCGCGAGGACATCCGCCTGCTCGCCGAGCATCTGCTCGACGAAATCGCCAGCCGCTCCGGCCAACCGCGCCTCGAGCTGGAGGAGGAAGTGCTGGAGGTGCTGGGCGTCCAGTCATGGCCGGGCAATGTCCGCGAGTTGCGCAACCTGCTGGAGCGCGCCCAACTGCAGGCAGAGGGCAACCTCCTCGGCCGCCAGGCGCTGCTCTCCCTGCTCGACGCCCTGCCACCGGCTCCGCCGGAAGAGGCACCATCCACTGGGCACGCCCCCCTCATCCCGCCGCTGGCGCACAGCCTGGCCGATGCCGAACGCACCGCCCTGCAGGCGGCTCTTGCCGCCTGCAACGGCAACCGGCGGCGCGCCGCCCAGTGCCTCGGCATCGCCCGCACCAGCCTGTACAACAAGCTGCAGCAGTACGGGCTCGGCAAGCGTTGA